One Dioscorea cayenensis subsp. rotundata cultivar TDr96_F1 chromosome 17, TDr96_F1_v2_PseudoChromosome.rev07_lg8_w22 25.fasta, whole genome shotgun sequence DNA window includes the following coding sequences:
- the LOC120281264 gene encoding LOW QUALITY PROTEIN: uncharacterized protein LOC120281264 (The sequence of the model RefSeq protein was modified relative to this genomic sequence to represent the inferred CDS: deleted 1 base in 1 codon), whose protein sequence is MVGRGSRKDDLPNLSSTNGFAALESLKKKKKSDNSKSKGLSKNQAKEPEKPVFWAPAPITSKKWADVEDEDDDDYYATTAPLNEGWGLPAQQQTKEDDVLEEGFGIDWSSLSFDMCDDVSVLLVFLESVCCAWYCVQQCSFQGVNCTSLNSLQETESEDDDIGIDNGDDDVEDEVENEPKAPVPAEPGLKKPLLAASATKETERQLSKKELKKKENEEFHAILNELGISSIDNNAEQGVTSKKTDGQNGENEKKDNAPAASESKISKKKKAKKDKSSREAKDSQEQPNGGDTNTPDEVSGTQPADKDAPAVDVKEKIKKVGSIKKKKSSKEMDPAAKAAAQEVATRNARLAATSKRKDKNHYNQQPIR, encoded by the exons ATGGTCGGAAGAGGGAGCCGGAAGGATGATTTGCCTAATCTCAGTAGCACCAATGGGTTCGCGGCGCTTGAAtctctgaagaagaagaagaagtcggACAACAGCAAGAGCAAGGGGTTGTCCAAGAATCAGGCCAAGGAACCCGAGAAGCCGGTCTTCTGGGCGCCGGCACCGATCACATCGAAGAAGTGGGCTGATgttgaggatgaggatgatgatgactACTACGCCACCACAGCTCCGCTCAACGAAGGCTGGGGCTTGCCGGCTCAGCAGCAAACAAAGGAGGATGACGTACTAGAGGAG GGTTTTGGAATTGATTGGTCGAGCTTGTCTTTTGATATGTG TGATGATGTTAGTGTTCTACTTGTGTTTCTTGAATCTGTCTGCTGTGCATGGTACTGTGTGCAACAATGTAGTTTTCAGG GAGTTAATTGTACATCTTTGAATTCACTACAGGAAACTGAAAGTGAAGATGATGACATTGGCATTGACAACGGTGATGATGATGTAGAAGATGAAGTTGAAAATGAGCCTAAGGCTCCTGTCCCTGCA GAACCTGGTCTCAAGAAGCCTCTATTGGCTGCATCTGCTACAAAGGAAACCGAGAGGCAACTCTCAAAGAAGGAgctgaagaaaaaggaaaacgaGGAGTTTCATGCTATTTTGAATGAGCTGGGTATTTCCAGCATAGACAATAATGCCGAGCAAG GTGTCACTTCCAAGAAAACCGATGGACAGAACGGTGAGAATGAGAAGAAGGATAATGCACCAGCTGCTTCAGAGAGCAAAATTTCGAAGAAAAAGAAGGCAAAGAAAGATAAATCATCCAGGGAGGCTAAAGATTCACAGGAACAACCAAATGGTGGTGACACAAACACCCCTGATGAAGTGTCGGGTACTCAACCGGCAGACAAAGACGCACCTGCGGTTGATGTTAAGGAGAAAATAAAGAAGGTAGGctcaataaagaagaagaaatctaGCAAAGAGATGGATCCCGCTGCGAAAGCTGCTGCCCAGGAGGTGGCCACAAGAAATGCCAGGCTAGCAGCTACTTCAAAAAGAAAGGACAAGAACCATTATAACCAACAACCCATTCGGTAG
- the LOC120281266 gene encoding LOW QUALITY PROTEIN: homeobox-DDT domain protein RLT3-like (The sequence of the model RefSeq protein was modified relative to this genomic sequence to represent the inferred CDS: deleted 1 base in 1 codon): MGSHDNEGMDYGTKKKTPIQLQFLENFFSEDKYPTKNAMEVYAARLKLTYHQIRGWFIERRRKERKEYAKRNTQDSGRTSESGCNTMTCSRNETNENTAVRHSRIRSLSQLELGDNLCSTPIQSKRGGKKLANDRYANQENKPPARAKRKKKLSSDQHSLSNESSSIHDRTHDTESALFKMRKCLKPSKRRHTSQEGGPYFQKQHERIRTYRRMNFAHSDGCVQPAVLFSKEYIIRKVFRKDGPPLGIEFDSLPSNAFRQSTGPEHLGMVCRGDQKQPPMERGTCEYSIDFYIVQLYFGQKVVERPIFDSGTRHEVNIHPKKYGIGKGLMTVWRATNASSCKLPAGIHIVGGRATWKPFMPDASSEEALHRISKRLQQQKLVTPKRSLHKKLLAKRKTSIEKRKKPLFAKCKLLADEQKSVEQVDDQTVLVDDEELELRELQAGPNPLRCSAHLPSNGRLGCPLCKDLLARFPPQTVKMKLPLCTKPWDSSQELVKKLFKVFQFLYTHASTAEIYLFTLDDFAQAFHDKDSLLLAKIHVALLKLLLLDAEKVISSEFIPRVSKDCRFLVFLHFVKEQEFDVKFWCQSLNSLTWVEILRQVLVAAGFGLKQNTMRRENFNKDRNRMEKYGLRPLTLKGELFRILYDRGITGMTVSELARISQIVSLDHSTTEEELEQAICSTLSSDITLFEKIAPSAYRLRVNPQIKGADNSQPEDEDMGSVDDDSDNINTSSGSDDSDDSDNENRIIQYKVGKKGRHLKVTDETSIDESYSGEAWLLGLMEGEYSNLSIEEKLDALVALVDLAASSSSCQIEEPVRSLPAIIPNAQYHGSGGKIKKSTANHHQLADSSLTRPMHGIDKNYSSLCSSIVNSSSFFQQTSRKRQLSTTGNKGAAGKSEPDSHPLRSIYLGSDRRYNKYWLFLGPCDENDPGHRRVYFESSEDGHWEVIDTSQDLRTLLSVLDCRGTREAHLFASLEKREVSLGEVMDEHMIAETTSRQAGRSVSSELDGCSGDGSSPISDIDNFLLPSESSNAPSAPSGAIFLETGKNFVQKKQKWDRLQAFDKWIWDSFCSILNSVKYSRRSYMDSLTRCESCHDLYWRDEKHCRICHTTFELDFDLEERYAIHVATCRETEGSGMYPAFKVLPSQLQALKAAIHAIEAGMPDAALLGSWTRSTHKLWVKRLRRTASLPELLQVLTDFVGAINEEWLHECGVPRSSTAIDEIIVYFQTMPQTTSAVALWMFKLDTLIGPHLERLQQERTPRRMAQEKRRRTCTR; the protein is encoded by the exons ATGGGAAGCCATGACAATGAAGGGATGGACTATGGAACAAAGAAGAAAACCCCAATTCAACTCCAGTTTCTGGAAAATTTCTTCTCAG AGGATAAGTACCCTACAAAAAATGCAATGGAAGTCTATGCTGCAAGACTAAAGCTGACATATCATCAGATCCGTGGATGGTTCATAGAGAGGAGAAGGAAAGAGCGGAAGGAATATGCAAAAAGAAATACTCAGGACAGTGGCAGAACAAGTGAGTCTGGTTGCAACACCATGACTTGCTCTAGAAATGAAACAAACGAGAATACTGCTGTTAGGCATAGTAGAATTAGATCTCTATCTCAACTGGAACTTGGTGACAATCTGTGCTCAACACCCATTCAGTCAAAAAGGGGTGGTAAAAAACTTGCAAATGATAGATATGCCAATCAGGAAAACAAGCCACCCGCACGagctaaaagaaaaaagaaactatCATCAGATCAACATTCATTGAGTAATGAATCTTCCTCAATACATGATCGGACTCACGATACAGAATCAGCTCTATTCAAGATGAGAAAATGTTTGAAACCTTCCAAGCGTCGGCATACAAGCCAGGAAGGTGGACCATATTTTCAAAAACAGCATGAGAGGATTAGAACGTACAGGAGGATGAACTTTGCCCATAGTGATGGCTGTGTTCAGCCCGCA GTACTATTTTCTAAGGAATATATTATAAGAAAAGTATTCCGCAAAGATGGCCCTCCTCTTGGTATAGAATTTGATTCTCTTCCCTCAAATGCTTTCAGACAATCCACAG GACCTGAACATCTGGGTATGGTTTGTCGAGGAGATCAAAAGCAACCACCGATGGAGAGAGGTACATGTGAATattcaattgatttttatatagtCCAGCTTTATTTTGGTCAGAAA GTAGTGGAACGCCCAATCTTTGATAGTGGAACTCGCCATGAAGTGAACATTCATCCAAAGAAGTATGGTATTGGGAAAGGTTTGATGACAGTTTGGCGTGCGACAAATGCTAGCAGTTGCAAGCTTCCAGCTGGCATCCATATTGTAGGTGGCAGGGCAACATGGAAGCCTTTCATGCCTGATGCTTCCTCTGAGGAAGCATTGCATCGGATTTCTAAAAGATTGCAGCAGCAAAAGTTGGTCACA CCAAAAAGATCTTTACACAAGAAGTTACTTGCGAAGAGGAAGACTTCCATTGAGAAGAGAAag AAACCTCTTTTTGCAAAATGCAAACTATTAGCTGATGAACAGAAGTCTGTGGAGCAAGTAGATGACCAGACAGTATTAGTAGATGACGAGGAGCTGGAACTTAGGGAATTGCAGGCAGGGCCAAATCCTTTGAGATGTTCTGCCCATCTTCCTTCAAATGGGCGGCTTGGTTGTCCACTTTGCAAAG ACTTGCTAGCCAGATTTCCTCCACAAACTGTTAAAATGAAGCTGCCATTATGTACGAAACCTTGGGACTCATCACAAGAACTTGTGAAAAAACTATTCAAG GTTTTTCAGTTCTTGTATACTCATGCTTCAACGGCAGAAATATACCTTTTCACCCTTGATGATTTTGCACAAGCATTCCATGACAAG GACTCATTGTTATTGGCCAAGATTCATGTGGCTCTCCTTAAGCTTCTCCTATTAGATGCAGAAAAAGTGATATCTAGTGAATTTATTCCACGAGTTTCAAAGGACTGCAGGTTTCTGGTCTTTTTGCACTTT GTGAAAGAACAAgaatttgatgttaaatttTGGTGTCAATCTCTTAATTCTCTTACATGGGTTGAGATATTGCGACAAGTTCTTGTTGCAGCTGGGTTTGGTTTGAAACAGAACACAATGCGAAGAGAAAATTTCAATAAG GATAGAAATCGAATGGAGAAATATGGTCTGCGTCCTCTTACATTGAAAGGTGAACTATTTCGCATTTTGTATGATCGAGGAATCACCGGGATGACAGTTTCTGAGTTGGCAAGAATTTCTCAG ATTGTGTCATTAGACCATTCAACTACAGAAGAAGAATTAGAACAAGCAATTTGTTCAACTCTTTCGAGTGACATTACATTATTTGAAAAGATTGCACCCTCTGCATATCGTCTTCGTGTAAATCCTCAAATCAAAGGGGCAGACAATTCACAACCTGAAGATGAAGACATGGGAAGTGTGGATGATGACTCTGATAACATTAACACTAGTAGTGGAAGTGATGATTCAGATGATTCAGATAATGAAAATAGAATTATTCAATACAAGGTAGGAAAAAAGGGAAGACACCTTAAGGTAACTGATGAAACTAGCATTGATGAGAGCTACTCGGGGGAGGCATGGTTACTTGGACTAATGGAAGGTGAATACTCAAATCTAAGCATTGAAGAAAAGCTTGATGCTTTAGTAGCTCTGGTAGATCTTGCAGCTTCTAGTTCAAGTTGCCAAATTGAG GAACCAGTGAGATCCCTGCCGGCAATCATTCCCAATGCCCAATATCATGGGTCAGgtggaaaaataaagaaatcaacaGCAAACCATCACCAATTGGCTGATTCATCATTGACAAGGCCCATGCATGGGATAGACAAAAATTATTCATCCCTATGTTCTTCTATTGTCAACTCATCCTCATTCTTTCAGCAGACATCTAGAAAAAGGCAATTATCTACAACAGGAAATAAAGGGGCTGCTGGAAAATCTGAGCCAGATTCACATCCATTAAGGTCAATATATTTAGGATCAGATCGTAGGTATAACAAATACTGGCTTTTCCTGGGACCCTGCGATGAAAATGATCCAGGTCACCGAAGAGTATATTTTGAGTCTTCTGAAGATGGCCACTGGGAAGTGATTGATACGTCACAG GATTTGCGAACTCTGTTGTCAGTTCTAGATTGCAGGGGCACACGGGAAGCTCATCTTTTTGCATCCTTGGAGAAGAGGGAGGTTTCTCTTGGTGAAGTGATGGATGAGCATATGATTGCTGAAACTACCAGCAGGCAGGCTGGAAGATCAGTTTCATCTGAGCTGGATGGTTGTAGCGGAGATGGATCTTCGCCTATTTCTGATATAGACAACTTTTTATTGCCTTCGGAGTCATCAAATGCTCCTTCGGCTCCATCTGGAGCCATATTTCTTGAAACCGGCAAgaattttgtccaaaaaaagcaaaaatggGATCGCTTACAAGCATTTGATAAGTGGATTTGGGATTCTTTCTGTTCCATTCTCAATTCTGTGAAATACAGCAGAAGGTCCTACATGGATTCCCTAACTCGGTGTGAGAGTTGCCATGACCTTTACTGGCGGGATGAAAAACACTGTAGGATATGCCATACTACATTTGAGTTGGACTTTGATCTTGAAGAAAGATACGCCATTCATGTGGCAACATGTAGGGAAACTGAGGGCAGCGGCATGTATCCAGCATTTAAGGTTCTGCCATCGCAGTTGCAAGCTCTCAAAGCAGCAATTCATGCAATAGAG GCGGGGATGCCGGATGCTGCCTTGTTAGGTTCATGGACGAGGTCAACTCACAAGCTTTGGGTCAAGCGATTACGACGCACTGCTTCCTTGCCGGAGCTTCTGCAG GTTCTCACTGATTTCGTTGGTGCAATAAATGAAGAATGGTTACATGAATGCGGCGTTCCGAGGTCTAGTACAGCCATagatgaaataattgtttattttcagaCTATGCCACAAACGACATCTGCAGTTGCACTTTGGATGTTTAAACTTGATACTTTGATCGGCCCTCATTTGGAGAGACTCCAGCAAGAGAGAACGCCCAGAAGAATGGCTCAGGAGAAAC GAAGACGAACCTGCACAAGATAG
- the LOC120279985 gene encoding syntaxin-32, whose product MRAGQSLYRDRTQEFHAVAERLKKSFSSAPDASPATNGAGVGGSGSRFEGTKAVASMQSEFNKRASKIGLGIHQTSQKLAKLAKLAKRTSVFDDPTVEIQELTAVIKQDITALNSAVVDLQLLCNSQNESGNISTDTSSHSTTVVDNLKNRLMSATKEFKEVLTMRTENLKVHENRRQLFSASASKESSNPFIRQRPLVSRTPESSAPPAPWANNSASSSPLFPRKPMNGEASSSSQPLIQHQQQQQQMVPMQDSYMQRRAEALQNVESTIHELSNIFTQLATMVSQQGELAIRIDENMDDTLANVEGAQGALLKYLNSISSNRWLMIKIFFVLMVFLMIFLFFVA is encoded by the exons ATGAGGGCGGGGCAGTCGTTGTATCGTGATCGGACGCAGGAGTTCCATGCGGTTGCGGAGAGATTGAAGAAATCGTTCTCATCGGCGCCGGATGCTTCGCCGGCAACGAACGGTGCTGGTGTCGGTGGGTCTGGGTCGAGATTTGAGGGAACGAAGGCTGTGGCTTCTATGCAGTCGGAGTTTAACAAGAGAGCATCCAAAATTGGGCTTGGAATCCATCAAACCTCGCAAAAGCTTGCCAAGCTTGCCAAAT TGGCAAAAAGAACATCTGTTTTTGATGACCCTACAGTTGAGATACAAGAATTAACTGCAGTTATTAAGCAGGATATAACTGCTTTGAATTCAGCAGTGGTAGACCTGCAACTCCTTTGCAATTCACAGAATGAAAGTGGTAATATTTCCACTGATACCAGCAGCCATTCAACTACAGTGGTTGATAACTTGAAGAATCGTTTGATGAGCGCTACAAAGGAGTTTAAAGAAGTCTTGACCATGAGGACAGAG AACCTCAAGGTTCATGAGAATAGACGCCAGTTGTTCTCTGCTTCAGCCTCAAAAGAATCTTCAAATCCTTTCATTCGACAACGCCCTCTGGTGTCTAGAACTCCTGAATCTAGTGCTCCTCCAGCTCCATGGGCTAATAACTCAGCATCTTCATCCCCATTGTTTCCCAG AAAACCAATGAATGGTGAAGCTTCATCATCTAGTCAGCCATTAATACaacatcagcagcagcagcaacaaatGGTTCCAATGCAAGACAGTTACATGCAAAGGCGTGCAGAAGCCCTTCAAAATGTTGAATCAACCATTCACGAGCTTAGCAATATCTTCACTCAACTAGCGACCATGGTTTCCCAGCAGGGAGAACTCGCAATCag GATTGACGAGAACATGGACGACACACTGGCGAATGTCGAGGGAGCGCAAGGAGCTCTGCTAAAATACCTCAACAGCATATCGTCCAACCGATGGCTGATGATCAAGATATTCTTTGTACTGATGGTGTTCCTTATGATATTCCTATTTTTCGTCGCATAA